One part of the Bacillus rossius redtenbacheri isolate Brsri chromosome 18, Brsri_v3, whole genome shotgun sequence genome encodes these proteins:
- the LOC134541077 gene encoding DNA-binding protein D-ETS-4-like — protein sequence MLFRADEEEDCAPSPPAATGGSSTGAAPGKVTRGASHIHLWQFLKELLTSPQTHGSCIRWLERGKGVFKIEDSVRVARLWGKRKNRPAMNYDKLSRSIRQYYKKGIMKKTERSQRLVYQFCHPYCL from the coding sequence ATGTTGTTCCGTGCAGATGAGGAGGAGGACTGTGCGCCCAGCCCCCCGGCAGCGACTGGTGGCAGCAGCACGGGAGCAGCGCCCGGAAAGGTGACGCGTGGAGCGTCGCACATCCACCTGTGGCAGTTCCTGAAGGAGCTGCTGACGTCGCCGCAGACGCACGGCTCGTGCATCCGCTGGCTGGAGCGCGGCAAGGGCGTGTTCAAGATAGAGGACTCGGTGCGTGTCGCGCGCCTCTGGGGCAAGCGCAAGAACCGGCCCGCCATGAACTACGACAAGCTGTCCCGCTCCATCCGCCAGTACTACAAGAAGGGCATCATGAAGAAGACGGAGCGCTCGCAGAGGCTCGTCTATCAGTTCTGCCACCCGTACTGCCTGTAA